The sequence below is a genomic window from Mycobacterium sp. ITM-2016-00316.
GCGCACCAGCGGCGCGGCGAACGGATCGTCGAACAGCGGGTGCTCGGCGTTGGTGGCGATGGCCCGACCCGCCGCCACCATCGTCGCCGTCGCACCGACACTGGAGGCCAGGTCCCAGCTGTCACCCTCGGAGCGTGCCATTGCCATACCTCACTTGTTGGCCGTCAGATAGCCGGAGTCTCCCACCATCGCCGCCAGTTCGTCGTTGGGTCGCTCGAATCCCTGGGCGGCGTAGGCCTTGTCGTTGGGCAGCACCGTCACCTGCCAGCCGGCTGCGCTCAGGTGATCGCCGGCGGGGGTGCGCGGGCCGCTGTAGAACAACTCGTTCAGATCGATATCGCTGCCGTACCGGCGGCCGCGCGCGCTGAGCTCCTTGGCCCAGTCCCCGGTGAGGGCCTTGGCGTCCATGTGCTCGGTGGCCAGTGCGCTGCCGGGGGCGCTGAGAGCAGTGATGTTGTCCAACAGCCGGTCCTGCGCGTCCGGGGGCAGATAGATCAGCAGCCCTTCGGCGATCCATGCCGTCGGTGCCGACGGATCGAAACCGGCGCCCCGCAGCGCGGCCGGCCAGTCCTCGCGCAGGTCGATGCCGACGGTGCGGCGGTCCGCACCGGGCATGGCGCCGGTGTCGGCGAGCACCCGGGTCTTGAACTCGATGACTTCCGGTTGGTCGATCTCGAACACGACGGTCCCGTCGGGCCAGCCCAGGCGGTAGGCGCGGGTGTCGAGCCCGGAGGCGAGGATGACCGCTTGACGTGCGCCTGCCGCTGCCGCGGCGGCAAAGAAGTCGTCGAAAAACCGGGTGCGCACCGCGATGTGCGCGCGCATCTGGTCCCGTCCGAAGAGCGGATCGTGGCTGTCGTCGAACTCCCCGTTGGCCATGCGGATGAAGTGCGGGACGCCGACGGCCTCGACGAGCGTCGCAGCGTAGGGGTCGTCGATCAGCGGGTCGGGCCCACGGCTGGCCAGCGCCCGGGAGGCGGCCAC
It includes:
- a CDS encoding SAM-dependent methyltransferase produces the protein MARSEGDSWDLASSVGATATSVAASRALASRGPDPLIDDPYAATLVEAVGVPHFIRMANGEFDDSHDPLFGRDQMRAHIAVRTRFFDDFFAAAAAAGARQAVILASGLDTRAYRLGWPDGTVVFEIDQPEVIEFKTRVLADTGAMPGADRRTVGIDLREDWPAALRGAGFDPSAPTAWIAEGLLIYLPPDAQDRLLDNITALSAPGSALATEHMDAKALTGDWAKELSARGRRYGSDIDLNELFYSGPRTPAGDHLSAAGWQVTVLPNDKAYAAQGFERPNDELAAMVGDSGYLTANK